The following coding sequences lie in one Trichoderma breve strain T069 chromosome 1, whole genome shotgun sequence genomic window:
- a CDS encoding UDP-glucoronosyl and UDP-glucosyl transferase domain-containing protein — MAPFIRRRILLITNVECGELDLFLATAQSLLETDPGLDLHLATFSGLDDDALPVGVIYHQINGISMYQAIEELLNRTQDEGSISEPFAGPPGFRKTRRAIRAYASQIMPYTGRQMVDVFTSIVDIIRNLNPDLVVVDSLMSAGLTACYHLEVKFVCLGPNSIKDFAASEQPRKAGLWKFPALFSQFEYPVPWSKVPLNFHFSLYTAKAIKNDPQRKEVQSYLTAHTILRGPLDLLKNRPEGLKILVGSLPELDFPLVVPSHVIPCGPIIRRCQPLEETDAKLAEWLAHGRTIYVNMGAVVKVPVDQAIEIAKALKMVIDTFNRQAEKGRLQVLWKLKKKGRYSVYEPTCSIAKILRQEFAHDRVRIVDWVQPEPVSILRTGNVVCSVHHGGANSFNEAIVSGVPQLVLPVWGLCYDYAQRVERLGVGRCGNPTSKPRWTAEELSRELLNVLVGDEAKAIKANALAVKKICKQNGSGADCAAMAILNECEM; from the exons ATGGCCCCTTTCATCCGCAGACGTATTCTGCTCATCACCAACGTCGAGTGTGGCGAGCTCGATCTCTTCCTCGCCACTGCCCAGTCTCTCCTCGAGACTGATCCTGGCTTGGATCTCCATCTCGCCACCTTCTCTGgccttgacgatgatgccctCCCTGTTGGCGTCATCTATCATCAAATCAACGGCATCTCCATGTATCAAGCCATCGAGGAACTCCTCAACCGTACCCAAGATGAGGGAAGCATCTCTGAGCCCTTCGCTGGACCACCTGGATTTAGAAAAACCAGGCGCGCCATCCGTGCCTATGCATCTCAGATCATGCCCTACACCGGACGCCAGATGGTAGACGTCTTCACTTCCATCGTGGACATCATCAGGAACTTGAATCCTGACTTGGTCGTCGTCGACAGCCTCATGTCGGCGGGCTTGACTGCCTGCTACCATTTGGAGGTCAAGTTTGTGTGCCTTGGGCCCAACTCGATCAAGGATTTTGCGGCCTCTGAGCAGCCTCGCAAGGCTGGCCTCTGGAAGTTTCCTGC GCTCTTCTCCCAGTTTGAGTATCCTGTTCCATGGAGCAAGGTTCCTCTCAACTTTCATTTCTCCCTCTACACTGCCAAGGCCATTAAGAATGACCCGCAGCGAAAGGAGGTGCAGTCGTACCTGACTGCCCATACCATTCTTCGAGGTCCCCTCGATCTTCTCAAGAATCGTCCCGAGGGCCTCAAGATCTTGGTCGGTTCCCTTCCAGAGCTGGACTTTCCTCTCGTGGTCCCCTCCCACGTCATCCCTTGCGGCCCGATCATTCGTCGCTGCCAGCCCCTTGAGGAGACGGACGCCAAGCTTGCAGAGTGGCTTGCCCATGGACGAACCATCTACGTCAACATGGGAGCCGTCGTCAAGGTGCCCGTGGACCAGGCTAttgagattgccaaggccTTGAAGATGGTCATCGACACTTTTAACCGCCAGGCTGAAAAGGGCCGTCTGCAGGTCCTCtggaagctgaagaagaagggtcGTTACTCCGTCTATGAACCGACCTGCAGCATTGCCAAAATCCTTCGTCAGGAATTTGCTCATGATCGCGTCCGCATTGTGGATTGGGTTCAGCCTGAACCTGTTTCTATCCTTCGCACCGGTAACGTCGTCTGCTCGGTCCATCACGGCGGAGCCAACTCGTTCAACGAGGCCATTGT GAGCGGCGTCCCGCAGCTTGTCCTTCCTGTCTGGGGACTTTGCTACGACTATGCCCAACGCGTGGAACGTCTCGGTGTCGGCCGCTGCGGCAATCCCACCTCTAAGCCTCGATGGACTGCAGAGGAGCTCTCTCGTGAGCTTCTCAACGTCTtggttggcgatgaggcCAAGGCTATCAAGGCAAATGCCTTGGCTGTGAAGAAGATTTGCAAACAGAACGGCAGCGGTGCTGATTGTGCTGCTATGGCCATTCTGAATGAGTGCGAGATGTAA